In one window of Prionailurus bengalensis isolate Pbe53 chromosome B3, Fcat_Pben_1.1_paternal_pri, whole genome shotgun sequence DNA:
- the LOC122467761 gene encoding probable ribosome biogenesis protein RLP24, whose amino-acid sequence MYTHLYLEMELLVRMLYNHLVLLLLKCLGYFCSGPIYPGHGMMFVRNDCKVFRFCKSKCHKNFKKKRNPRKVRWTKAFRKAAGKELTVDNSFEFEKRRNEPVKYQRELWNKTIDAMKRVEEIKQKRQAKFIMNRLKKNKELQKVQDIKEVKQNIHLIRAPLAGKGKQLEEKMVQKLQQDVDMEDIS is encoded by the coding sequence AATCACTTGgtattgttacttttaaaatgtttaggttATTTCTGTTCAGGGCCCATTTACCCCGGCCACGGCATGATGTTTGTCCGCAATGATTGCAAGGTGTTCAGATTCTGTAAATCCAAGTgtcataaaaactttaaaaagaagcgCAATCCTCGCAAGGTCAGGTGGACTAAAGCATTCCGTAAAGCAGCTGGTAAAGAGCTTACAGTGGATAAttcatttgaatttgaaaaacGTAGAAATGAACCTGTTAAATACCAGCGAGAGCTATGGAATAAAACTATTGATGCAATGAAGAGAGTTGAAGAGATCAAACAGAAACGCCAAGCTAAATTTATAATgaacagattaaagaaaaataaagaattacagAAAGTTCAGGACATCAAAGAAGTCAAGCAAAACATTCATCTTATCCGGGCCCCTCTTGCCGGCAAAGGAAAgcaattggaagaaaaaatggtGCAGAAATTACAACAGGATGTGGACATGGAAGATATTTCTTAA